The Maniola jurtina chromosome 1, ilManJurt1.1, whole genome shotgun sequence genome has a window encoding:
- the LOC123864658 gene encoding kelch-like protein diablo encodes MGEGGSPGGGGGARLSHTSEKHPRAILGELSALRRHRELCDVVLNVANRKLFAHRVILSACSPYFRAMFTGELAESRATEVTIRDVDEHAMEQLVEFCYTAHIVVEESNVQALLPAACLLQLQEIQDVCCEFLKRQLDCSNCLGIRAFADTHSCRELLRIADKFTQQNFPEVMESEEFLLLPAAQLIDIVSSDELNVRSEEQTFQAVMSWVKYNVAERRQHLAQVLQHVRLPLLSPKFLVGTVSSELLIRSDDACRDLLDEAKNYLLLPQERPLMQGPRTRPRKPTRRGEVLFAVGGWCSGDAIASVERFEPTAAEWKMVAPMSKRRCGVGVAVLHDLLYAVGGHDGQSYLNSIERYDPQTNQWCGAVAPTSSCRTSVGVAVLDGALYAVGGQDGVQCLNHVERYDPKENRWSKVAAMTTRRLGVAVAVLGGHLYAVGGSDGQSPLNTVERYEPRANKWTPVAPMSTRRKHLGCAVFDGQIYAVGGRDDCTELSSAERYEPATDSWSPVVAMTSRRSGVGLAVVNGQLYAVGGFDGTAYLKSIEVFDPESNQWRLCGAMNYRRLGGGVGVMRAPHHDNHYIWNRKDSVV; translated from the exons ATGGGGGAGGGCGGGTcgccgggcggcggcggcggcgcgcggctTTCGCACACGTCGGAAAAGCACCCGCGCGCAATATTGGGCGAACTGTCTGCTCTGCGGAGACATCGCGAGCTATGTGACGTCGTGCTCAATGTGGCCAACAGGAAACTCTTCGCGCACAG GGTGATCCTGTCAGCCTGCAGCCCCTACTTCCGGGCGATGTTCACGGGCGAGCTGGCGGAGTCGCGCGCCACGGAGGTCACCATCCGCGACGTGGACGAGCATGCGATGGAGCAGCTCGTGGAGTTCTGTTACACGGCGCATATCGTCGTCGAGGAGAGCAACGTGCAG GCGTTGCTCCCGGCGGCGTGCCTGCTCCAGCTGCAAGAGATCCAGGATGTGTGCTGCGAGTTCCTCAAGCGGCAACTGGACTGCTCCAACTGCCTCGGCATCCGCGCCTTCGCAGACACGCACTCTTGCCGCGAGCTGCTGCGCATCGCGGACAAGTTCACGCAGCAGAACTTCCCCGAG GTGATGGAGAGTGAAGAGTTCCTGCTGTTGCCCGCGGCACAGCTGATCGACATAGTGTCCTCGGACGAGCTCAATGTGCGCTCGGAGGAGCAAACCTTCCAGGCGGTCATGTCCTGGGTCAAATACAATGTGGCGGAGAGGCGGCAGCACTTAGCTCAG GTTCTCCAACACGTGCGATTGCCGCTCCTCAGTCCAAAGTTTCTAGTGGGGACAGTGTCTTCAGAGCTCCTGATCAGATCTGACGACGCGTGCCGGGACCTGCTGGATGAGGCCAAGAATTACCTGCTGCTGCCTCAGGAGAGGCCGCTCATGCAAGGCCCTAGAACTCGACCTAGGAAACCTACGAGACGAG GCGAGGTGCTATTCGCCGTGGGCGGCTGGTGCTCAGGCGACGCCATCGCGTCGGTGGAGCGCTTCGAGCCCACGGCGGCGGAGTGGAAGATGGTGGCGCCCATGTCCAAGCGGCGATGTGGCGTGGGCGTGGCCGTGCTACACGACCTGCTGTACGCCGTGGGCGGCCATGACGGGCAGAGCTACCTCAACAGCATCGAGCGATATGATCCGCAGACCAACCAG TGGTGTGGCGCGGTGGCCCCTACGTCCTCGTGTCGGACCTCAGTCGGCGTGGCCGTGTTGGACGGCGCGCTGTACGCTGTGGGCGGACAAGATGGCGTCCAGTGCCTCAACCACGTGGAAAGATACGACCCCAAGGAGAACCGGTGGAGTAAG GTGGCGGCGATGACTACGCGGCGGTTAGGCGTGGCAGTAGCCGTTCTGGGAGGACATCTATATGCTGTGGGCGGCTCCGACGGACAGTCGCCGCTCAATACT GTGGAGCGCTACGAGCCCCGGGCCAACAAGTGGACGCCCGTGGCGCCCATGTCCACGCGGCGCAAGCACCTCGGCTGCGCTGTGTTCGACGGGCAGATCTACGCGGTGGGCGGCCGCGATGACTGCACGGAGCTATCCTCCGCTGAGCG ATACGAGCCAGCGACAGACTCTTGGTCGCCCGTGGTGGCGATGACGTCACGGCGGAGCGGCGTGGGGCTCGCCGTCGTCAACGGACAACTGTACGCCGTCGGCGGCTTCGACGGCACCGCCTACCTCAAATCCATTGAG GTGTTCGACCCGGAGTCGAACCAGTGGCGCCTGTGCGGCGCCATGAACTACCGGCGCCTCGGCGGCGGCGTGGGCGTCATGCGCGCGCCGCACCACGACAATCACTACATATG GAACCGCAAAGACTCGGTGGTGTGA
- the LOC123864674 gene encoding thioredoxin domain-containing protein 3 homolog, which produces MSITSAVANAHAAAAAGAGKKAAQVQLQAELATDDEWNKFLHRDGLLVVDVYTEWCGPCIGMVGNLKKIKVEIGGDNLHLAVAKADTIECLKRFRNRSEPTWMFLAGGQLMNVVFGADAPRLARTIVEELKNEELVKKGEKERVQRAPHELTPPEQEVALAQEKLLQERREKEASAAEASRLARREKRAARLETHFADICPGLMMPHAQKNLRRISDSLEPFGVLVADKCPVVVGKDGARILAMEDPEFAHPEAAAALAERPALALLLKKMPDKEGNVIELVRRALYGEGTEAEEGEAKKTVADELKANDVPGLFVPADRHQRASILDLLFPKMVGGLVQPPTPPEPPHIAMIFGAWQRRAVLQIAATPKLAPRLLRYGFFADANIQEPKLLCKTLEKYEERPEKDYSETIVLMVAVGVAEPLLVDPKDIPPNGPPDELLTLGPLHVSEDTVVGAEECGRFFPPGYSVPEQKPRPKSKKKKKKRQETKDEVEQGATTEAPEAVEDAEAGGEGDAEGEGEGEENGDGEGDAEGEGDGEGDDEEDDTHVDKATSPPPVTT; this is translated from the exons ATGTCCATAACGAGTGCGGTCGCCAACGCGCACGCCGCCGCCGCGGCCGGCGCAGGCAAGAAGGCGGCGCAGGTGCAGCTGCAGGCCGAGCTCGCCACCGACGACGAGTGGAACAAGTTCCTGCACAGAGATGGACTGCTGG TTGTGGACGTGTATACGGAGTGGTGTGGGCCGTGCATCGGCATGGTGGGCAACCTCAAGAAGATCAAGGTGGAGATTGGTGGCGACAATCTACATTTAGCTGTG GCAAAAGCGGATACAATAGAATGCCTGAAGAGATTCAGAAACAGAAGTGAACCGACCTGGATGTTCCTAGCA GGTGGTCAACTAATGAACGTGGTGTTCGGCGCAGACGCTCCTCGGTTGGCGCGCACCATCGTCGAGGAGTTGAAGAACGAGGAGCTGGTGAAGAAGGGGGAGAAGGAACGTGTTCAGCGCGCGCCCCATGAGTTGACTCCACCAGAACAG GAGGTAGCGCTCGCTCAAGAGAAGCTCCTCCAAGAGCGTCGCGAGAAGGAAGCGTCCGCAGCCGAGGCTTCGCGCCTCGCGAGGCGAGAGAAGCGCGCCGCGCGCCTCGAGACGCACTTCGCGGACATCTGCCCGGGACTCATGATGCCGCATGCGCAGAAGAACCTCAGGAGGATCTCCGATAGCCTGGAGCCTTTCG GTGTGTTAGTGGCCGACAAATGCCCAGTGGTAGTGGGCAAGGATGGGGCAAGGATCCTCGCGATGGAGGACCCAGAGTTCGCGCACCCGGAGGCTGCGGCCGCTCTCGCTGAGAGACCAGCACTTGCTTTGCTACTCAAGAAAATGCCGGACAAAGAAGGAAACGTTATTG AGTTAGTACGCAGAGCCCTTTATGGGGAAGGTACGGAAGCAGAAGAGGGTGAAGCCAAAAAAACAGTAGCTGACGAACTGAAGGCTAACGACGTGCCAGGGCTATTCGTGCCAGCCGACCGACATCAAAGAGCGTCTATACTAGACCTATTATTTCCCAAG ATGGTAGGAGGTCTGGTTCAACCCCCAACACCACCAGAACCACCGCACATCGCAATGATATTCGGAGCATGGCAGCGCCGCGCCGTCCTCCAAATCGCGGCAACACCGAAACTGGCTCCCAGGCTCCTGCGCTACGGGTTCTTCGCTGACGCCAACATACAAGAGCCCAAGCTCTTGTGTAAGACTCTTGAAAAGTATGAGGAAAGGCCTGAGAAAGACTA TTCAGAAACCATAGTCCTCATGGTGGCAGTTGGAGTCGCAGAACCTCTACTGGTGGACCCCAAGGACATCCCCCCCAATGGCCCTCCCGACGAGCTGCTGACCTTGGGGCCACTCCACGTCAGTGAGGACACCGTAGTGGGAGCTGAAGAGTGCGGGAGATTCTTCCCGCCAGGGTACAGCGTGCCGGAGCAGAAACCACGACCAAAGtccaagaagaaaaagaag AAGCGTCAAGAAACCAAAGACGAAGTGGAACAAGGCGCAACCACGGAAGCGCCTGAGGCCGTCGAAGACGCGGAGGCCGGCGGGGAGGGGGATGCCGAAGGGGAGGGAGAGGGGGAGGAGAACGGCGACGGCGAGGGCGACGCGGAGGGCGAAGGCGACGGCGAGGGGGATGACGAGGAAGACGACACGCACGTGGATAAGGCGACCTCCCCGCCGCCTGTGACGACatag
- the LOC123864608 gene encoding conserved oligomeric Golgi complex subunit 4 — MSLTLLLEKYDVSTEEGLQKALGEIEKEECEVNEALCNALSRACTLEGKLRTASQAYTKLGEVKNDAQVAADMVDKTALLARDVSAKVRQLDLARSRVAECQRRVHDLIDLRVCSAGVDAAIKAHDYETAAGHVARFLSMEPGSVAAARARGAPDPRRDMDAAANTLRDHLVRKFEEAAKKEDETAIERLFKLFPQIGRAEEGVDLLAKYLASQLEGSIRRAATVSELRLDAAVFADSLTRVVECGAAAVERARRLLASATAPPPVQAHCLLPRAIALIQPTICAGVRRVSQQMIAARKLVVTEKTDPLSVEHSLNELALAHSRLQLYFGFLRRRPELDTSMDEVSKAACLEAIEKIISDCDMTRTTQDVLSHYLTLERYFLEESVNKALKMSTSQAGATTSSLVDDVFFIARKVIRRSISTGSVDGACAVLNEAGAALERCGTALRRRLTSPPLDPLPFPAPPSHQQATLAPLTRLAASRDLDAQRALYLAHMNEAEAGAEWSERLADEACREAEALCRAASARAKLRSCAAGLGAAAAAFRAAHELALAALRAALMPTGAEWADALVDPDTDIEELEEEAGALPAALEVLAEEARLQIPKAADALMAAVLADLLTRAEKTMLKNHYDRRGGICVERRCRRVAAWAGGGAPAARERAGALCAAAALLAVERLAHVADALPPNAPLSPARVRDVLARRTDFKLEDIKRLKL; from the exons ATGTCACTAACACTACTTCTAGAAAAGTACGACGTATCTACAGAAGAAGGTCTACAAAAAGCTCTCGGTGAAATTGAGAAGGAAGAG tgtgaagtAAATGAAGCTCTTTGCAATGCATTGTCCCGAGCATGCACACTGGAGGGGAAGTTGCGAACTGCCAGCCAGGCTTACACCAAGCTGGGAGAAGTGAAGAATGATGCACAAGTAGCTGCTGACATGGTGGACAAGACTGCACTCTTGGCGAGAGATGTTAGTGCTAAAGTGCGCCAGTTGGACCTTGCTAGA TCTCGTGTGGCAGAGTGCCAGCGCAGAGTGCACGACCTGATAGACCTGAGGGTGTGCAGTGCGGGTGTGGATGCAGCTATCAAAGCACATGACTATGAAACAG CGGCGGGCCATGTGGCGCGCTTCCTCAGCATGGAGCCCGGCTCggtggcggcggcgcgcgcccGGGGCGCCCCCGACCCCCGGCGTGATATGGACGCAGCCGCTAATACCTTACGGGATCATTTGGTTCGCAA GTTTGAGGAAGCAGCTAAGAAGGAGGATGAAACTGCCATAGAGCGCCTGTTCAAACTGTTTCCTCAGATCGGACGCGCGGAGGAGGGGGTGGATCTGCTGGCCAAGTATCTTGCTTCTCAA TTGGAGGGATCAATCCGGCGCGCAGCCACAGTGTCTGAGCTGCGGCTGGACGCGGCCGTGTTCGCCGACTCGCTCACGCGCGTGGTGGAGTGCGGCGCCGCCGCCGTGGAGCGAGCGAGACGGCTACTGGCCTCCGCCACCGCGCCGCCGCCTGTGCAGGCGCATTGCTTGTTGCCGCGAGCCATCGCTCTCATACAACCTACG ATTTGCGCGGGTGTCCGCCGCGTGAGCCAGCAAATGATCGCGGCACGGAAGTTGGTGGTGACGGAGAAGACTGACCCCTTATCAGTGGAGCATTCCCTCAATGAGTTGGCTCTGGCTCATTCGCGGCTCCAGCTCTACTTCGGCTTCTTGAGACGACGGCCCGAG TTGGACACAAGTATGGACGAAGTATCCAAGGCGGCCTGCTTGGAAGCCATCGAGAAAATAATATCAGACTGTGACATGACGCGGACCACGCAAGACGTGCTCAGCCACTACCTGACGCTCGAGAG GTATTTTCTAGAAGAGAGTGTGAACAAAGCGCTTAAGATGTCCACCTCGCAGGCTGGGGCTACCACCTCCAGTTTGGTGGATGACGTATTCTTCATCGCCAGAAAGGTCATCAG ACGCAGCATATCGACGGGTAGCGTGGACGGCGCGTGCGCGGTGCTCAACGAAGCGGGCGCGGCCCTGGAGCGCTGCGGCACTGCGCTGCGGCGCCGCCTCACCTCCCCGCCGCTGGACCCGCTGCCCTTCCCCGCGCCACCCTCGCACCAGCAGGCCACCCTGGCGCCGCTCACCAGGCTCGCGGCCTCGAGGGACCTCGACGCACAGCGTGCGCTCTACTTG GCGCACATGAACGAAGCGGAGGCGGGCGCGGAGTGGTCGGAGCGGCTCGCGGACGAGGCGTGCCGCGAGGCGGAGGCGCTGTGCCGCGCTGCGTCCGCGCGCGCCAAGCTGCGCTCGTGCGCCGCGGGGCTGGGCGCGGCCGCCGCGGCCTTCCGCGCGGCTCACGAGCTGGCCCTCGCGGCCCTGCGCGCCGCGCTCATGCCCACTGGAGCCGAGTGGGCAGACGCGCTGGTCGACCCCGATACTGACATCG AGGAGCTAGAAGAAGAGGCGGGAGCCTTGCCCGCAGCCCTGGAGGTGTTGGCCGAAGAGGCGCGGCTGCAGATACCTAAGGCCGCGGATGCTTTAATGGCTGCCGTGTTGGCGGACCTGTTGACCAGAGCCGAGAAAACTATGTTGAAGAATCACTATGATCGG CGCGGTGGTATCTGCGTGGAGCGGCGCTGCCGGCGCGTGGCGGCGtgggcgggcggcggcgcgcccGCGGCCCGTGAGCGCGCGGGAGCGCTGTGCGCCGCGGCCGCGCTGCTCGCTGTGGAGCGACTCGCGCACGTGGCCGATGCTCTACCGCCCAACGCCCCGCTGTCTCCCGCTAGAGTGAGAGACGTGCTGGCTCGCAG gaCGGACTTCAAACTAGAGGACATCAAACGCCTAAAATTATAA